GCGACCAGAAGGCTGCGCCCATTGTGCAGACGATGGAGGAAACCCCGGACATTCCGGCGGGTGCCCAATGGGGAACCTTCCTGCGCAACCATGATGAGCTCACCTTGGAAATGGTCACCAACGAGGAGCGCCAGGCAATGCTCGGCTGGTACGCACCGGATTCACGCATGCGGGCCAACGTCGGTATCCGCCGGCGGCTCTCGCCGCTTCTGGACAACTCCCGTTCGGAAGTGGAACTGATCCATGCGCTGCTGCTTTCGCTTCCCGGCAGCCCGTTCCTCTACTACGGCGACGAAATCGGGATGGGCGACAACATCTGGCTTGAGGACCGGGACGCCTCGCGAACCCCCATGCAGTGGAACCCGGACCGCAACGCCGGCTTCTCCACCGCCGATCCCGGAAAGCTGTACCTGCCCGTGGTGCAGTCGTTGGTCTACCACTACAACCACGTGAACGTGGAAGCCCAGCTGGCGAGTTCCAGCTCGCTCCTGCACTGGATCCGCCAGATGATCATGGTCCGCAGGACCCACCCCGCGTTCGGGCTCGGTTCCTACCGGAATGTGCCCACCGAGGCGGAGTCCGTCCTGGCGTTCCTGCGCGAACTGCCGGCGGATAATCCCGAAGGCGAGGTGGGAGAAGTCATGTTCTGCATTTTCAACCTCTCCCAGCACCCGGTTTCGGCCACGGTGAGCCTGCCCGAGTTTGCCGGGCGCGGGTTGCGTGACGCCTTTGGCGGTACCCCGTTCCCGGCCTTCGGGGCGGACGGTTCCGTCACCCTGACCCTGGGCAGCCACGATTTCTACTGGCTGCGCCTGCGCTCTCCGAAATCAAACACTTCCTCGCCCCTGACCGAAGCGATTCCCCTCATTCCCATTTCGGAGGCCGTGAAGAAATGAGCCAGTTGACTCCGTCGCTGCCTGAACTCCTGACCGCCTGGCTGCCGCAGCAGCGCTGGTTCCCCGCGAAGGGCCGCGAAATTTCCCTGGACAGGGTGGGCGGCATCCGCTTGGAAGACCCGGCGGGGGCTGTGGAACTGGAAGT
This genomic interval from Arthrobacter sunyaminii contains the following:
- the treS gene encoding maltose alpha-D-glucosyltransferase; the encoded protein is MPNPFQLHAPGLTNDPHWYRKAVFYEVLVRGFADANGDGSGDFTGLIDKLDYLQWLGVDCLWLPPFFKSPLRDGGYDISDYYDVLDEFGTISDFKRLVAEAHARGVRVIIDLPLNHTSDKHPWFEESRSDPDGPYGDFYVWSDTDQKYEDARIIFVDTEESNWAFDPVRRQFYWHRFFSHQPDLNFENPKVVEAIFDVVRFWLDQGIDGFRADAIPYLFEEDGTNCENLPATHRFLKDLRTMVDENYPGRVIVAEANQMPHEVVEYFGDETGPECHMAFHFPIMPRLFYALRDQKAAPIVQTMEETPDIPAGAQWGTFLRNHDELTLEMVTNEERQAMLGWYAPDSRMRANVGIRRRLSPLLDNSRSEVELIHALLLSLPGSPFLYYGDEIGMGDNIWLEDRDASRTPMQWNPDRNAGFSTADPGKLYLPVVQSLVYHYNHVNVEAQLASSSSLLHWIRQMIMVRRTHPAFGLGSYRNVPTEAESVLAFLRELPADNPEGEVGEVMFCIFNLSQHPVSATVSLPEFAGRGLRDAFGGTPFPAFGADGSVTLTLGSHDFYWLRLRSPKSNTSSPLTEAIPLIPISEAVKK